The following proteins come from a genomic window of Acinetobacter sp. SAAs474:
- the hcaR gene encoding DNA-binding transcriptional regulator HcaR, with translation MELRHLRYFITVAEELNFSKAALRLYTAQPSLSQQIKDLEEDVGVKLLHRTKRKVELTEEGAVFLEQARLTLAQADKAVSMARQVSQAKQKILRIGFVPVAEMKVFPYVLPNLRVQSPDLKIELLSLNNTEQMKALKRGDLDITFTRHNFHSDEIASQFVLREPLIFILPKDHPLAKFERIPVKALNNIDFIIPSDEASSTLHNTILNFAKEHGIEFNIVQKADNILFNINSIGMGLGCTILPGYITPLAMNNTVIRPLSVELPQLDLYVSYHKNNQSTAVQKFLELLTKVFYLDFERSSEI, from the coding sequence ATGGAATTACGTCATCTCAGATACTTCATTACCGTTGCTGAAGAACTAAACTTCAGCAAGGCTGCCTTAAGGTTATATACGGCTCAACCCTCTTTAAGCCAACAGATTAAAGATTTAGAAGAGGATGTTGGTGTAAAGCTATTACATCGTACAAAACGTAAGGTAGAACTTACAGAAGAAGGGGCCGTTTTTCTCGAACAAGCACGTCTTACGCTTGCACAAGCAGATAAAGCCGTATCTATGGCACGTCAAGTATCTCAGGCCAAACAGAAAATTTTGCGTATCGGTTTTGTCCCTGTTGCTGAGATGAAAGTATTTCCATATGTTTTACCCAATTTACGTGTACAAAGCCCTGATTTAAAAATCGAATTACTGAGTTTAAATAATACTGAGCAAATGAAGGCATTAAAACGAGGTGATTTAGATATTACCTTTACCCGCCATAATTTTCATAGTGATGAAATTGCCAGCCAATTTGTACTTCGTGAGCCTTTAATTTTTATCCTTCCCAAAGATCATCCCTTAGCAAAATTTGAAAGAATACCAGTTAAAGCATTAAATAATATAGATTTTATTATCCCATCCGATGAGGCATCCAGTACATTACACAACACCATCTTAAACTTTGCGAAAGAGCATGGTATTGAGTTTAATATTGTACAAAAAGCAGATAATATTTTATTTAATATTAATTCAATTGGTATGGGCTTAGGCTGTACAATTTTACCAGGTTATATTACGCCATTAGCCATGAATAATACGGTTATTCGTCCACTTAGTGTTGAACTGCCACAACTTGATTTATACGTTAGTTATCACAAAAACAACCAATCCACTGCCGTACAAAAATTCTTGGAATTATTGACCAAAGTTTTTTATCTCGACTTTGAACGTAGCAGTGAAATTTAA
- a CDS encoding alpha/beta fold hydrolase has product MSTVQIPEYKTDAFFGLEDKWIETAEGELTHYHEIGEGTPILFLHGSGTGVSAAANWWLNLPSIGEQARCIAIDTIGYGQTVVAANTAYGIRAWVDHAIRTLDALGIEKTWLVGNSLGGWLAFQLALDYPERVLGIVSMGTGGAKQTAALKAHANPVLTEEGIKKTLSMFVVNKDLITDELVKVRFDSAKNDYASDRLMEVVGARDRDRFEFPLDFDKMKEITVPVLLIHGTQDVVIPVSRTWDILNIVPHADAHIFSQCGHWSQVEKSAEFNTVIKNYLAVHGVK; this is encoded by the coding sequence ATGAGTACTGTTCAAATTCCTGAATATAAGACAGACGCATTTTTCGGTTTAGAAGATAAATGGATTGAAACAGCAGAAGGTGAGTTGACTCACTATCATGAAATTGGTGAAGGCACACCGATCCTGTTTTTACATGGTTCAGGTACAGGGGTATCTGCAGCAGCAAACTGGTGGTTAAATTTACCTTCTATTGGTGAGCAGGCGCGTTGTATCGCAATTGATACCATTGGTTATGGTCAAACCGTTGTTGCAGCAAATACTGCATATGGTATCCGTGCATGGGTGGATCATGCGATTCGTACTTTGGATGCACTTGGTATTGAAAAAACATGGTTAGTCGGTAACTCACTTGGTGGATGGTTGGCATTCCAACTGGCTTTAGATTATCCAGAGCGTGTTTTGGGTATTGTATCTATGGGTACAGGAGGTGCAAAACAAACGGCTGCACTTAAAGCACATGCGAATCCTGTATTAACTGAAGAAGGGATTAAAAAAACACTTTCAATGTTTGTAGTTAACAAAGACTTAATTACAGATGAGTTGGTTAAAGTGCGTTTTGATTCTGCAAAAAATGATTACGCATCTGATCGCTTGATGGAAGTTGTTGGTGCGCGTGATCGCGATCGTTTTGAGTTTCCACTTGATTTTGACAAGATGAAAGAGATTACAGTCCCTGTCTTGTTAATTCATGGTACTCAAGATGTCGTGATTCCAGTTTCTCGTACTTGGGATATTTTAAATATTGTGCCTCATGCGGATGCTCATATTTTTAGTCAGTGTGGTCACTGGTCCCAAGTTGAAAAATCAGCAGAATTTAACACTGTAATTAAGAACTATTTGGCAGTTCATGGTGTGAAATAA
- a CDS encoding OprD family outer membrane porin produces MRRQTLWIALFAATATLGTSAVYADFIDDSQVQLKLRNFYLDRQYADAPQNDWGSWSQGVTLDAKSGYYDLGGVEVGVDLLAQYAFKLKQLHDKPDFVLKYDGDKAKSGFGKIGATLKAKVSQTELKVGELLPVSPVLVYDPSRQLLTTFSGAWLESKEIKNTKLTLAYVNRINNRYDDSFERLTKFSPPQYDNGPAADGMWIAGVDYQFNKQWGASYWFANVEDIYKQNYVGVNYNTNLTDQTKLSSYARYFDNSASSNDLYGKIDNQAVSLSGKVVHGSHTVALGYQQMFGENAFPTLGGWVPQPYLVNWGVATFTNAKEKSWGFTYAYDFSGLGIKGFNTTATYFTGYGAEVAGKKDQKSNELNLIVNYTVPEGKLKGLGVQAMYIDADFDWKTDLKEYRIATTYNYKF; encoded by the coding sequence ATGCGTCGTCAAACATTATGGATAGCACTTTTTGCTGCGACAGCAACTTTAGGAACATCTGCCGTTTATGCAGATTTTATTGACGATAGCCAAGTCCAATTGAAATTGCGTAATTTTTATTTGGATCGTCAGTATGCAGATGCGCCACAAAATGACTGGGGAAGCTGGTCTCAAGGCGTGACTTTAGATGCAAAATCAGGATATTACGATCTTGGTGGTGTTGAAGTTGGCGTTGATTTACTTGCGCAATATGCATTTAAACTTAAACAACTACATGATAAACCTGATTTTGTATTAAAGTATGATGGTGATAAAGCCAAATCAGGATTTGGTAAAATTGGCGCAACCTTAAAAGCCAAAGTCTCGCAAACTGAATTAAAAGTAGGTGAGTTACTACCTGTTTCGCCTGTGTTGGTTTATGATCCATCACGACAATTATTGACCACTTTTAGCGGTGCATGGTTAGAGTCGAAAGAGATTAAAAATACTAAACTTACTTTGGCTTATGTCAATCGAATTAACAATCGTTATGATGACAGTTTTGAACGCTTAACCAAATTTAGCCCACCACAATATGATAATGGCCCTGCTGCTGATGGAATGTGGATTGCAGGCGTTGATTATCAGTTTAATAAACAATGGGGTGCAAGCTACTGGTTTGCCAATGTTGAAGATATCTATAAACAAAATTATGTGGGTGTCAATTACAACACCAATTTAACAGATCAAACCAAGTTAAGCAGTTATGCACGTTATTTTGATAATTCAGCATCAAGTAATGACTTATATGGCAAGATTGATAATCAGGCCGTATCATTAAGTGGAAAAGTTGTGCATGGCTCACATACCGTTGCTTTAGGTTATCAGCAAATGTTTGGTGAAAATGCTTTCCCAACATTAGGTGGCTGGGTTCCACAGCCTTACTTGGTTAACTGGGGAGTTGCGACCTTTACCAATGCCAAAGAAAAATCATGGGGCTTTACCTATGCATATGATTTTTCCGGTTTAGGGATCAAAGGTTTTAATACCACAGCAACTTACTTTACCGGATATGGTGCTGAGGTCGCAGGTAAAAAAGATCAAAAATCCAATGAATTGAATTTGATTGTCAATTATACGGTTCCAGAAGGTAAGCTCAAAGGTTTGGGAGTTCAAGCCATGTATATTGATGCAGACTTTGACTGGAAAACAGATTTAAAAGAGTATCGTATCGCAACCACCTACAATTATAAATTCTAA
- the dmpG gene encoding 4-hydroxy-2-oxovalerate aldolase: MSKVIIHDMTLRDGMHPMRHQTSIEQMIAISTALDDAGVPLIEVTHGDGLGGNSVNYGFAAASDEAYLKAVIPNLKQAKVSALLLPGIGTVDHLKMAHDVGVSTIRVATHSTEADVSEQHITAARKLNMDTVGFLMMAHMASPEKLLEEAQKMVSYGANCIYVTDSAGYMLPQDVTDRVAMLRAHLPAEIELGFHGHHNLGMGVANTVAAVEAGAIRVDLASAGLGAGAGNTPLELFVAVANRMGMETGVDLFKVQDVAEDLVIPMMHQPIRADRDAATLGYAGVYSSFLLFAKRAEAKYGVSAREILMELGRRGTVGGQEDMIEDLALTMSKVRELQA, from the coding sequence ATGTCTAAGGTTATTATTCACGATATGACGTTACGTGATGGTATGCATCCAATGCGCCATCAAACCTCAATCGAACAGATGATTGCGATTTCAACTGCACTTGATGATGCTGGTGTCCCTCTAATTGAAGTGACGCATGGTGATGGTTTAGGAGGGAATTCGGTTAACTATGGTTTTGCTGCTGCAAGTGATGAAGCATATTTAAAAGCAGTGATTCCAAATTTAAAACAAGCCAAGGTGTCAGCTTTATTATTACCTGGTATCGGGACTGTTGATCATTTAAAAATGGCGCATGACGTTGGGGTTTCAACCATCCGTGTGGCGACTCATTCAACTGAAGCTGATGTTTCAGAGCAGCATATTACTGCGGCACGTAAGTTGAATATGGATACGGTCGGTTTCTTGATGATGGCACATATGGCATCACCTGAAAAGCTGCTTGAAGAAGCGCAAAAAATGGTGTCTTATGGTGCAAACTGTATTTATGTGACGGATTCGGCAGGTTATATGTTGCCACAAGATGTGACTGACCGTGTCGCTATGTTACGTGCGCATCTTCCAGCAGAAATTGAATTAGGCTTCCATGGTCATCATAACTTGGGTATGGGGGTTGCCAATACTGTAGCAGCAGTTGAAGCTGGTGCGATTCGTGTTGATTTAGCTTCTGCTGGTCTAGGGGCAGGTGCAGGAAATACGCCCTTAGAATTGTTTGTGGCTGTGGCAAATCGTATGGGCATGGAAACAGGCGTTGATCTGTTTAAAGTTCAAGATGTTGCTGAAGACTTAGTTATTCCGATGATGCATCAGCCTATTCGTGCTGACCGTGATGCAGCAACCTTAGGGTATGCAGGTGTGTATTCTTCATTCTTATTATTTGCTAAACGTGCTGAAGCGAAATACGGTGTATCTGCGCGTGAAATTTTGATGGAGTTAGGCCGCCGTGGTACTGTTGGTGGTCAGGAAGATATGATTGAAGATCTAGCTTTAACCATGTCTAAAGTACGTGAACTTCAAGCTTAA
- a CDS encoding acetaldehyde dehydrogenase (acetylating), with amino-acid sequence MKKIKCAMIGPGNIGTDLLYKLQRSEWLEPVWMVGIDPTSEGLARAAKMGLKTTAEGVDGLLPHVLEDEIKIAFDATSAYVHAENSRKLNELGVLMIDLTPAAIGPFCVPPVNLDELLAAGEVPNVNMVTCGGQATIPMVAAISRVQPVEYGEIIATVSTKSVGPGTRKNIDEFTRTTAGAIEKVGGAKQGKAIIIINPAEPPLMMRDTVHCLVEGEPDQAAITASVHAMISEVQKYVPGYKLVNGPVFDGNRVSIFLEVEGLGDFLPKYAGNLDIMTAAAARTAEMFAERVLNSVEA; translated from the coding sequence ATGAAAAAGATTAAATGTGCAATGATTGGCCCAGGTAATATTGGGACTGATTTACTGTATAAACTTCAACGTAGTGAATGGTTGGAACCTGTATGGATGGTGGGAATTGACCCAACTTCGGAGGGTTTAGCACGTGCTGCAAAAATGGGCTTAAAAACCACTGCTGAAGGTGTAGATGGGTTATTGCCTCATGTGCTTGAAGATGAGATTAAAATTGCATTTGATGCGACTTCTGCCTATGTTCATGCAGAAAATAGTCGTAAGTTAAATGAGCTGGGCGTATTAATGATTGACTTGACCCCAGCTGCAATCGGTCCATTTTGTGTGCCACCAGTCAACCTAGATGAATTATTGGCGGCCGGTGAAGTTCCTAATGTCAATATGGTGACCTGTGGCGGTCAAGCAACGATTCCAATGGTTGCGGCAATTTCACGTGTTCAACCTGTTGAATATGGTGAAATTATTGCAACAGTATCCACTAAATCAGTGGGTCCTGGTACACGTAAGAATATTGATGAGTTTACGCGTACCACGGCAGGTGCAATTGAAAAAGTCGGTGGTGCCAAACAAGGTAAAGCCATTATTATTATTAATCCAGCTGAACCGCCACTCATGATGCGTGATACGGTACATTGCTTGGTAGAAGGCGAGCCAGATCAAGCCGCGATTACCGCTTCTGTTCATGCCATGATCAGCGAAGTTCAAAAATATGTGCCAGGTTATAAATTAGTGAATGGTCCTGTTTTCGATGGTAACCGTGTATCAATTTTCTTGGAAGTTGAAGGTTTAGGAGATTTCTTGCCTAAATATGCAGGTAATTTAGATATTATGACAGCAGCCGCAGCACGTACAGCAGAAATGTTTGCAGAACGTGTTCTCAATTCAGTTGAAGCTTAA
- a CDS encoding fumarylacetoacetate hydrolase family protein produces MSNSAVVESVALSLRSAELSQAAIAPIRPQLGGENADVDIAYAVQEVNTQRALGEGRRLVGRKIGLTSKVVQAQLGVDQPDFGMLFADMAYGDGEAIPAGRLIQPKVEAEIALVIQQDLTKEKHTFADIISATAYALPAIEVVDSRIENWKISLIDTVADNASSAAFVLGSQPVSLEQLDLVNCKMVMTRSGEIVSEGIGKACLANPLNAAVWLADEMVRRGRPLLKGDIILTGALGPMVVAHPGDEFKVEIEGFASVTATFAAE; encoded by the coding sequence ATGTCGAATTCTGCTGTTGTTGAATCAGTTGCTTTATCACTTAGATCTGCTGAATTGTCACAAGCTGCGATTGCACCTATCCGCCCACAATTGGGCGGTGAAAATGCCGATGTCGATATTGCATATGCTGTGCAGGAAGTGAATACCCAACGTGCATTAGGTGAAGGACGACGTTTGGTAGGGCGTAAGATTGGCTTGACCTCAAAAGTTGTACAAGCACAACTTGGTGTGGATCAACCTGATTTTGGGATGTTATTTGCGGATATGGCATATGGTGATGGTGAAGCAATTCCTGCAGGTCGATTGATTCAACCTAAGGTTGAAGCAGAAATTGCATTGGTGATCCAGCAAGATTTGACCAAAGAAAAACATACTTTTGCCGACATTATTAGTGCAACAGCATATGCATTGCCTGCAATTGAAGTCGTAGATAGCCGTATTGAAAATTGGAAAATCAGTTTAATTGATACAGTGGCAGATAATGCCTCATCTGCGGCATTTGTTTTGGGGTCTCAACCTGTGTCGCTGGAACAGTTGGATTTAGTGAACTGCAAAATGGTGATGACACGTTCAGGTGAGATTGTTTCGGAAGGGATCGGCAAAGCATGTCTTGCTAATCCATTAAATGCGGCTGTTTGGCTTGCAGATGAAATGGTACGTCGTGGTCGTCCACTATTAAAAGGTGACATCATTTTAACTGGTGCATTAGGCCCGATGGTTGTCGCACATCCAGGCGATGAGTTTAAGGTTGAAATTGAAGGTTTTGCCTCAGTGACTGCAACATTTGCTGCTGAATAA